Proteins encoded within one genomic window of Streptomyces sp. NBC_01314:
- a CDS encoding M23 family metallopeptidase has protein sequence MASNRSATEAPFVPSQHDGESQTFGYGSYNSDNEGPWQEWNPSEETIRPVRGRHRVAKPRGGLARGGLARSSTVLGVGVIAAVGGAGMASAQSGQAPVSISMPDMPNVGSVFEDEADDPEPEPEASRSPLSSAGLIATDAEQGTADAGEALRARIMAQAESQQDASDKAAAEAAQTAAADKAAEQAAKEKKEAEAKEAEAKKKAADEAAAKKEAERLAALAGQFTLPTSSYTLTSTFGQAGPYWSSGYHTGLDFAAPTGTLIKAVHSGTITQAGYEGSYGYKTVLTLDDGTEIWFAHQSSIGVSVGQKVATGDVIGRVGATGNVTGAHLHMEVHPGGSASGIDPAAWLRSKGLNP, from the coding sequence GTGGCGTCGAACCGGTCCGCGACCGAAGCCCCGTTCGTACCGAGCCAACACGACGGCGAGAGCCAGACGTTCGGCTACGGCAGCTACAACAGCGACAACGAGGGCCCCTGGCAGGAGTGGAATCCCAGCGAGGAGACCATTCGCCCCGTTCGCGGTCGGCACCGCGTCGCCAAGCCGCGCGGTGGACTCGCCCGTGGCGGACTGGCCCGCAGCTCCACGGTTCTCGGCGTCGGTGTCATTGCCGCCGTCGGCGGCGCCGGCATGGCCAGCGCGCAGTCCGGCCAGGCCCCGGTGTCCATTTCGATGCCCGACATGCCGAACGTCGGCTCGGTCTTCGAGGACGAGGCCGACGACCCGGAGCCGGAGCCGGAGGCCTCCAGGTCCCCGCTCAGCAGCGCCGGCCTGATCGCCACCGACGCCGAGCAGGGCACCGCCGACGCCGGTGAGGCGCTCCGCGCCCGCATCATGGCGCAGGCCGAGTCCCAGCAGGACGCCTCCGACAAGGCCGCCGCCGAGGCCGCGCAGACCGCCGCCGCGGACAAGGCCGCCGAGCAGGCCGCCAAGGAGAAGAAGGAGGCCGAGGCCAAGGAGGCCGAGGCCAAGAAGAAGGCGGCCGACGAGGCCGCGGCGAAGAAGGAGGCCGAGCGCCTCGCCGCCCTCGCCGGGCAGTTCACGCTTCCCACCTCCTCGTACACCCTCACCTCCACCTTCGGCCAGGCCGGCCCCTACTGGTCCTCCGGCTACCACACCGGCCTCGACTTCGCCGCTCCCACGGGCACCCTCATCAAGGCAGTGCACAGCGGCACCATCACGCAGGCCGGCTACGAGGGTTCCTACGGCTACAAGACCGTCCTCACCCTCGACGACGGCACCGAGATCTGGTTCGCCCACCAGTCCTCCATCGGAGTCAGCGTCGGCCAGAAGGTCGCCACCGGCGACGTCATCGGCCGCGTGGGCGCGACCGGCAACGTCACCGGCGCCCACCTCCACATGGAGGTCCACCCCGGCGGCTCGGCCAGCGGCATCGACCCGGCGGCGTGGCTGCGCAGCAAGGGCCTGAACCCGTAG
- a CDS encoding aldo/keto reductase, with protein MTSLRKLGTSDIEVFPLSLGGNVFGWTADEAQSFAVLDAYAAVGGNFVDTADSYSAWVEGNQGGESEKIIGKWVASRGNRADVVIATKVSQHPEYQGLTAANIRAAADASLARLGTDYIDVYYTHFDKPEVPVEEIITALDDLVKAGKVRAIAASNITPERLQASLDFSAAEGLARYVALQPHYNLVSRDTYEGPLQAIATDSGLSAVPYFALAKGFLTGKYRPGTTVDSPRAAGAGAYLETPAGTRVLTALDDIAESRGAAHATIALAWLAAQPTVAAPIASARNVDQLPALLAVADLTLTPEELNRLTEASA; from the coding sequence ATGACTTCTCTTCGCAAGCTGGGCACGTCCGACATCGAGGTTTTCCCGCTGTCCCTCGGCGGCAACGTCTTCGGCTGGACCGCAGACGAGGCACAGTCCTTCGCCGTCCTCGACGCCTACGCGGCCGTCGGCGGCAACTTCGTCGACACCGCCGACTCGTACTCGGCCTGGGTGGAGGGCAACCAGGGCGGTGAGTCCGAGAAAATCATCGGCAAGTGGGTCGCGTCCCGAGGCAACCGCGCCGACGTGGTCATCGCGACCAAGGTGAGCCAGCACCCCGAGTACCAGGGTCTGACGGCGGCCAACATCAGGGCCGCGGCCGACGCCTCCCTCGCCCGCCTCGGCACGGACTACATCGACGTCTACTACACCCACTTCGACAAGCCCGAAGTCCCCGTCGAGGAGATCATCACCGCCCTCGACGACCTGGTGAAGGCCGGCAAGGTCCGCGCGATTGCCGCGTCCAACATCACCCCCGAACGCCTGCAGGCCTCCCTGGACTTCTCGGCCGCCGAGGGCCTGGCCCGCTATGTGGCGCTCCAGCCCCACTACAACCTGGTCTCCCGGGACACCTACGAGGGCCCCCTCCAGGCCATCGCCACCGACTCCGGCCTCTCCGCCGTCCCGTACTTCGCCCTCGCCAAGGGCTTCCTGACGGGTAAGTACCGACCCGGCACGACGGTCGACAGCCCCCGCGCCGCCGGCGCCGGCGCGTACCTCGAAACCCCGGCCGGCACGCGGGTCCTCACGGCCCTCGATGACATCGCCGAGTCCCGCGGCGCCGCTCACGCCACCATCGCCCTCGCCTGGCTCGCCGCCCAGCCGACCGTCGCCGCGCCGATCGCCTCCGCACGAAACGTCGACCAACTCCCCGCCCTCCTGGCCGTCGCCGACCTCACCCTCACCCCCGAGGAGCTGAACCGCCTGACCGAGGCCTCGGCGTAG
- a CDS encoding PrsW family intramembrane metalloprotease produces MATSSPYPTHPRGPADGYAFRPTRWWQRKSVRYGALIGLLGISGFVILALVREQTGTEGFLVGLGLAVLPVPLLMAAFRWLDRVEPGPWRNLVFAFAWGACAAALIAIVANSFATRWIATATADPSHADALGATVIAPVVEETAKAAAVLLVFLFRRRDFTGIVDGVVIAGFTATGFAFTENILYLGTAFGTDQLSGGSGLASVTAATFFVRVIMSPFAHPLFTVLTGIGFGVAAFSAEWQRGRRVLVPVGGLLLAMGMHAVWNGSATFGEYGFFAVYAAFMVPAFGLLTWLVIWARQRELRTVREELPAYAGAGWLTPAEPYVLGSMRARRVAREYAAHHFGKAGARSVAEYEAYATQLAFLRHRGRRGRAGGDFALRERELLFELWRRRGVARPAMAYAGREAGPKLGYGAGYGYGYQYGGYGSAYPQAVAYGMAPYSSYNPYRY; encoded by the coding sequence ATGGCCACCAGTTCCCCCTACCCGACGCACCCCCGCGGCCCCGCCGACGGGTATGCGTTCAGGCCCACGCGCTGGTGGCAGCGGAAGAGCGTCAGATACGGGGCACTGATAGGGCTGCTCGGAATCTCCGGGTTCGTCATCCTCGCGCTGGTCCGTGAACAGACCGGCACGGAAGGGTTCCTCGTCGGACTGGGGCTCGCCGTGCTGCCCGTGCCGTTGCTCATGGCCGCGTTCCGGTGGCTGGACCGAGTGGAGCCCGGGCCCTGGCGGAACCTGGTGTTCGCGTTCGCCTGGGGGGCGTGTGCGGCGGCCCTGATAGCCATCGTGGCGAACAGTTTTGCGACCCGGTGGATAGCTACGGCGACCGCGGACCCCTCGCATGCCGACGCCCTGGGTGCCACCGTCATAGCGCCCGTGGTGGAGGAGACCGCCAAGGCCGCCGCCGTACTCCTCGTCTTTCTGTTCAGGAGGCGCGACTTCACCGGGATCGTGGACGGGGTGGTGATCGCGGGGTTCACCGCGACCGGGTTCGCGTTCACCGAGAACATCCTGTACCTGGGCACCGCTTTCGGGACCGATCAGCTCAGTGGGGGAAGTGGGCTGGCGTCGGTCACCGCGGCCACGTTCTTCGTACGGGTGATCATGTCGCCGTTCGCGCATCCGCTGTTCACCGTGCTGACGGGGATCGGGTTCGGGGTCGCGGCGTTCTCCGCGGAGTGGCAGCGGGGGCGGCGCGTGCTCGTGCCGGTGGGCGGGCTGCTGCTCGCCATGGGGATGCACGCGGTCTGGAACGGGTCGGCGACGTTCGGGGAGTACGGGTTCTTCGCGGTGTACGCGGCGTTCATGGTGCCGGCGTTCGGGTTGCTGACCTGGTTGGTGATCTGGGCTCGGCAGCGGGAGTTGCGAACCGTGCGGGAGGAGTTGCCGGCGTATGCGGGCGCGGGGTGGCTGACGCCGGCCGAGCCGTATGTGCTGGGGTCGATGCGGGCTCGGCGGGTGGCGCGGGAGTATGCGGCGCACCACTTCGGGAAGGCGGGGGCCCGGTCGGTCGCGGAGTACGAGGCGTACGCGACGCAGTTGGCGTTCCTGCGGCATCGGGGGCGGCGGGGGCGGGCCGGGGGTGACTTCGCGCTGCGGGAGCGGGAGCTGTTGTTCGAGCTGTGGCGGCGGCGGGGGGTGGCTCGGCCGGCCATGGCGTATGCGGGGCGGGAGGCCGGGCCGAAGCTGGGGTATGGGGCTGGGTACGGGTATGGGTACCAGTACGGCGGGTACGGGTCGGCCTACCCGCAGGCGGTGGCCTACGGGATGGCTCCGTACTCCTCGTACAACCCGTATCGGTATTAG
- the trmB gene encoding tRNA (guanosine(46)-N7)-methyltransferase TrmB: MSDSADTPEPRTSGASLQHARVKGEPRFPDGPKPDPAGSHFERRIRSFQPRRSRVTAGQADALQRLWPKWGLDIDGRALDLVELFGNEKPVVLEIGFGMGEATSQMAAADPGTNVLAVDVHTPGQGNLLNLADREGLSNVRVANGDAIILLREMLTPGSLNGLRVYFPDPWPKKRHHKRRLIQPEFLALVASRLGPGAIVHCATDWEPYAEQMLEVLTAHPEFENTRADGGFAPRPDFRPLTRFEGQGLDKGHVVNDLLFRRVQQRESQ; the protein is encoded by the coding sequence GTGTCTGACTCTGCCGATACCCCCGAGCCCCGCACCTCCGGTGCCTCCCTTCAGCATGCCCGGGTCAAGGGTGAGCCGCGGTTTCCCGATGGGCCCAAGCCGGATCCCGCCGGGTCGCACTTCGAGCGGCGGATCAGGAGCTTTCAGCCTCGGCGGAGTCGGGTGACGGCCGGGCAGGCGGACGCGTTGCAGCGGCTGTGGCCCAAGTGGGGGCTCGACATCGACGGGCGGGCGCTGGACCTCGTCGAGCTGTTCGGCAACGAGAAGCCCGTCGTGCTGGAGATCGGGTTCGGGATGGGAGAGGCGACCTCTCAGATGGCCGCCGCCGATCCCGGCACCAATGTGCTCGCCGTGGACGTGCACACGCCTGGCCAGGGGAATCTGCTGAATCTCGCGGACCGGGAGGGTCTGTCGAATGTGCGGGTCGCGAACGGCGACGCGATCATTCTGCTGCGGGAGATGCTCACCCCCGGCTCGCTGAACGGGCTGCGGGTCTACTTCCCCGACCCCTGGCCGAAGAAGCGGCACCACAAGCGGCGGCTGATCCAACCGGAATTCCTCGCGCTCGTCGCGTCGCGGCTCGGGCCGGGGGCGATCGTGCACTGTGCGACGGACTGGGAGCCGTACGCCGAGCAGATGCTGGAAGTGCTGACCGCGCATCCCGAGTTCGAGAACACCCGGGCCGACGGCGGGTTCGCGCCACGTCCCGACTTCCGGCCCCTGACCCGTTTCGAGGGGCAGGGACTGGACAAGGGTCATGTGGTGAACGATCTGCTCTTCCGCCGCGTACAGCAGCGTGAGTCTCAGTGA
- the lhgO gene encoding L-2-hydroxyglutarate oxidase, with product MRRQGAYDCDVLVVGGGIVGLSTAYAITRAAPGTRVTVLEKEPGPARHQTGRNSGVIHSGIYYRPGSLKARYAVGGGAEMVKFCAEYGIDHAVTGKLIVATERSELPRLHALVQRGRENGISVRELGAAQIAEYEPEVRGLAAIHVGTTGICDFVGVARQLARASGAEIRYGAEVERIDRRAALGVAVRIRGGDVVRGRVLVNCAGLHCDEVARMTGDEPGMRIVPFRGEYYELARPELVRGLVYPVPDPAFPFLGVHLTRGIDGGVHLGPNAVPALAREGYEWGTVRVRELAATLAWPGSWRIARRHWRYGAGELRRSVSKKAFTGAVRRLLPAVSEGDLVPAAAGVRAQAVLRDGTLVDDFLIREGARAVHVLNAPSPAATASLPIGREVGRRALAALAGV from the coding sequence GTGCGGAGGCAGGGCGCGTACGACTGCGATGTGCTCGTGGTCGGCGGCGGAATCGTCGGGCTGTCGACGGCGTATGCGATCACGCGGGCCGCGCCGGGCACGCGGGTCACCGTGCTGGAGAAGGAACCGGGGCCGGCCCGGCATCAGACCGGGCGGAACAGCGGCGTCATCCACAGCGGGATCTACTACCGGCCCGGATCGCTGAAGGCGCGGTACGCGGTCGGGGGCGGCGCCGAGATGGTCAAGTTCTGCGCCGAGTACGGCATCGACCACGCCGTCACCGGGAAGCTGATCGTCGCCACCGAGAGGTCCGAGCTGCCCCGGCTGCACGCCCTCGTACAGCGCGGGCGGGAGAACGGGATCTCGGTGCGGGAGCTGGGCGCCGCCCAGATCGCCGAGTACGAGCCGGAGGTGCGCGGGCTCGCCGCCATACACGTCGGGACCACCGGGATCTGTGACTTCGTCGGGGTCGCCCGGCAGCTCGCGCGGGCGTCCGGCGCCGAGATCCGGTACGGCGCCGAGGTCGAGCGCATCGACCGGCGGGCCGCACTGGGGGTCGCCGTCCGGATCCGGGGCGGTGACGTCGTACGGGGGCGGGTGCTGGTGAACTGCGCCGGGCTGCACTGCGACGAGGTGGCCCGGATGACCGGCGACGAGCCCGGGATGCGGATCGTGCCGTTCCGGGGGGAGTACTACGAGCTGGCGCGGCCCGAGCTGGTCCGCGGACTCGTGTATCCGGTACCCGATCCGGCGTTTCCGTTCCTCGGGGTGCATCTGACCCGGGGGATCGACGGCGGCGTCCACCTCGGGCCCAACGCGGTGCCCGCGCTGGCCCGCGAGGGGTACGAGTGGGGGACCGTACGGGTGCGGGAGCTGGCGGCGACGCTGGCGTGGCCCGGGTCCTGGCGGATAGCGCGGCGGCACTGGCGGTACGGGGCGGGGGAGCTTCGGCGGTCCGTGTCGAAGAAGGCGTTCACCGGGGCGGTGCGGCGGTTGTTGCCGGCGGTCTCGGAAGGGGATCTTGTGCCGGCGGCAGCGGGGGTGCGGGCGCAGGCCGTGCTTCGGGACGGGACGCTGGTGGATGACTTCTTGATCCGGGAAGGGGCGCGGGCGGTGCATGTACTGAACGCGCCTTCCCCCGCGGCGACCGCTTCGCTGCCGATCGGTCGAGAGGTGGGACGGCGAGCGCTGGCCGCGCTGGCCGGGGTGTAG
- a CDS encoding asparagine synthase-related protein — MRWLVGWSSTAAGAPVFGSAGATGLDGETVHPVGSHLLWGDPDPLWAVGDWRPDEVRVVTADARTRIAVLGTCGASDEQLRVGLFAARGGALRHLTAWPGSYTAVVQVGRRLTVCGDLAGARPVFHTPWAGGTAYATAALPLADLIEANLDFGHLAALLAAPDVPDALQDSTPYDGVRRIPPGHALILRAGAREIAGYEPVASLAVAAPSADPASAVDAVRDALVEAVRTRLSAPRHVPDVDPGPVPGMGPAERRAARGMPVPGIGADVSGGPASGTLALLAAGLPGAPGTVLGHGTGAGERLLAVTFNDLATSGRETELERAGTLAANPRLHHVVVTGGEEVLPYADLEVPLTDEPGPSLVTAARHRARLASGSADHFTGYGARQVLDAHPARLADLLMDRKRRHLVRPVAALAKADGSVMVPARVYGAARKLARTPYRSGLEVLANRLMQRRFEEPGGAVGASLAALTWARPGPAARWLTGEALAEVSIRLGATTGRSTVGPAQRPGDFRARAALARHAADLRILEQAVEIRSQRLHTPFLDNQVVRACRALPEALRVQPGARAAILRTVLEGAGVTDLPPGWGAPSHANSHAAARIGLRVAADTLITLFDTPLLAQAGLVEARVVRKALRAAAEGEPLPLDGLADLVAVELWLRRLLSRRGTCWTGTPARQRAVPAGITPQRGALGAGATARRA, encoded by the coding sequence ATGCGGTGGTTGGTGGGATGGAGCAGTACCGCCGCTGGCGCACCCGTCTTCGGCTCCGCCGGCGCGACCGGACTCGACGGCGAGACCGTGCACCCGGTCGGCTCCCATCTCCTGTGGGGCGACCCCGACCCGCTGTGGGCCGTCGGCGACTGGCGCCCCGACGAGGTGCGCGTCGTGACGGCCGACGCCCGGACGCGGATCGCCGTCCTCGGTACCTGCGGCGCCTCCGACGAGCAGCTGCGCGTGGGCCTGTTCGCCGCCCGGGGCGGCGCCCTGCGCCACCTCACCGCCTGGCCCGGCAGCTACACCGCCGTCGTCCAGGTCGGCCGCCGGTTGACCGTCTGCGGCGACCTCGCGGGCGCGCGCCCGGTCTTCCACACCCCCTGGGCGGGCGGCACCGCGTACGCGACCGCGGCCCTCCCCCTCGCCGACCTCATCGAGGCCAACCTCGACTTCGGGCACCTGGCCGCCCTGCTCGCCGCCCCCGACGTACCGGACGCCCTCCAGGACTCCACCCCGTACGACGGCGTGCGCCGCATTCCTCCGGGGCACGCACTGATCCTGCGCGCCGGGGCACGCGAGATCGCCGGCTACGAGCCGGTCGCCTCCCTCGCCGTCGCCGCCCCCTCCGCCGACCCGGCCAGCGCGGTGGACGCCGTCCGCGACGCGCTCGTCGAGGCCGTACGGACCCGGCTGTCCGCGCCCCGGCACGTGCCCGACGTCGATCCCGGCCCGGTCCCCGGAATGGGCCCGGCCGAGCGCCGGGCCGCCCGCGGCATGCCCGTCCCCGGCATCGGCGCCGACGTCTCCGGCGGCCCCGCCTCCGGCACCCTCGCCCTGCTCGCCGCCGGCCTGCCCGGCGCCCCCGGCACGGTCCTCGGCCACGGCACGGGCGCCGGCGAACGCCTCCTCGCCGTCACCTTCAACGACCTGGCCACCTCCGGCCGCGAGACCGAGCTGGAACGCGCGGGCACCCTGGCCGCCAACCCCCGCCTCCACCACGTGGTCGTGACGGGCGGCGAGGAAGTACTCCCGTACGCCGACCTCGAAGTACCCCTGACCGACGAGCCGGGCCCCTCCCTGGTGACGGCCGCCCGCCACCGTGCCCGCCTCGCCTCCGGCAGCGCGGACCACTTCACCGGCTACGGCGCCCGCCAGGTCCTCGACGCCCACCCCGCCCGCCTCGCCGACCTCCTCATGGACCGCAAACGCCGCCACCTGGTCCGCCCGGTCGCCGCTCTCGCCAAGGCCGACGGCTCGGTGATGGTCCCCGCGCGCGTGTACGGCGCCGCGCGGAAGCTGGCCCGCACCCCGTACCGCTCCGGCCTCGAAGTCCTCGCCAACCGCCTCATGCAACGCCGCTTCGAGGAGCCCGGAGGCGCGGTGGGCGCCTCCCTGGCCGCCCTCACCTGGGCCAGACCGGGCCCCGCGGCCCGCTGGCTCACGGGTGAGGCCCTGGCAGAAGTATCGATTCGCCTGGGAGCGACGACGGGCCGCTCCACCGTCGGCCCCGCCCAGCGGCCCGGCGACTTCCGCGCCCGCGCGGCCCTGGCCCGCCACGCGGCGGACCTGAGAATCCTGGAACAGGCCGTGGAGATCCGCTCCCAACGCCTCCACACCCCCTTCCTCGACAACCAGGTCGTCCGCGCCTGCCGCGCCCTCCCCGAGGCCCTGCGCGTCCAGCCGGGCGCCCGCGCCGCCATCCTCCGTACGGTCCTGGAGGGCGCCGGCGTCACCGACCTCCCGCCCGGCTGGGGCGCCCCCTCCCACGCCAACTCCCACGCCGCCGCCCGCATCGGCCTCCGGGTGGCCGCCGACACCCTGATCACCCTCTTCGACACGCCCCTGCTCGCCCAGGCGGGTCTCGTCGAAGCCCGCGTGGTCCGCAAGGCCCTCCGCGCGGCCGCCGAGGGAGAGCCGCTCCCCCTGGACGGCCTTGCCGACCTGGTCGCCGTCGAACTCTGGCTCCGCCGCCTCCTCTCCCGCCGTGGCACCTGCTGGACAGGCACCCCGGCAAGACAACGCGCGGTACCGGCCGGCATCACCCCCCAAAGGGGCGCGCTGGGCGCGGGGGCGACGGCGAGACGGGCCTAG
- a CDS encoding sigma-70 family RNA polymerase sigma factor, which translates to MRSGDDSAYEELYRRHAEALRRYARTCCRDAHTADDLTAEVFARMLQAVRGGYGPEHAVRAYLLTSVRRVAATWTSSAGREQLVDDFAVFAARASRGAEASDTDTLDLGAEVRAMHEAEQSMAMRAFRSLPERWQAVLWHTEVEDESPSEVASLFGLDANGTRVLASRAREGLRQAYLQAHVSATLAGNPGECGRYADRLGAYARGGLRTRAERGLSAHLEGCAACRLAAGQIKDVASGIPAVVPVAVIGWFGAAGYAKVAALVAGGAGAGAAGAAAAASGGSGGAGAGGGAAAEGLGAPAMAGIAVSVAGMVAAAVALALAGDDVEPKNPLAKPSASRPVEAEAAPEPDLSTPSEEPAPGPPAVVVPMSRPLPTPTPTPSRAVAPALSVKPTPTPVPTPTPTPAPPKPSPTPTPTPPPPTPAPPAVYQWNELRYGVLGDGTEPEMRLGESSWVWQRYGVAIAGRRYGNGVTVHGHSSVTIDLNRRCGSYNAFVGVDDLTHGLGEVYFSVYGDGVRLWKSGPVRGGDPAVPVRVSLSGRETVRLVVEPHSHYELPVLADWAESSFSCG; encoded by the coding sequence ATGCGGTCGGGGGACGACTCGGCGTACGAGGAGCTGTACCGCCGGCACGCGGAGGCCCTACGCCGGTATGCGCGGACCTGTTGCCGGGACGCCCACACCGCCGATGACCTGACCGCCGAGGTCTTCGCACGGATGCTGCAGGCCGTACGGGGTGGCTACGGGCCGGAGCACGCCGTACGGGCCTACCTGCTCACGTCCGTGCGGCGGGTCGCCGCCACGTGGACGAGTTCCGCCGGGCGGGAGCAGCTGGTCGACGACTTCGCGGTGTTCGCGGCGCGGGCGTCGCGCGGGGCCGAGGCGTCGGACACCGACACACTCGACCTCGGCGCGGAGGTTCGGGCGATGCACGAGGCCGAGCAGTCGATGGCGATGCGGGCGTTCCGTTCACTGCCGGAGCGGTGGCAGGCCGTGCTGTGGCACACGGAGGTCGAGGACGAGTCGCCGAGCGAGGTCGCCTCGCTCTTCGGGCTGGACGCCAACGGAACCCGGGTGCTGGCCAGCCGGGCCCGGGAGGGACTCAGGCAGGCGTATCTGCAGGCCCATGTGAGCGCCACGCTCGCCGGGAACCCGGGGGAGTGCGGGCGGTACGCCGACCGGCTCGGCGCGTACGCCCGTGGCGGTCTGCGGACGCGAGCCGAGCGAGGGCTGAGCGCGCATCTGGAGGGGTGCGCGGCGTGCCGACTGGCCGCCGGGCAGATCAAGGACGTCGCGAGCGGGATCCCGGCCGTCGTACCGGTCGCGGTCATCGGCTGGTTCGGTGCGGCCGGGTACGCGAAGGTGGCCGCGCTCGTCGCCGGTGGCGCGGGGGCCGGGGCCGCGGGTGCGGCAGCCGCCGCGAGCGGGGGTTCCGGTGGAGCGGGCGCGGGTGGCGGGGCCGCCGCGGAGGGGCTCGGCGCGCCGGCGATGGCCGGGATCGCGGTGAGTGTGGCCGGGATGGTCGCCGCGGCGGTGGCGCTCGCGCTGGCGGGGGACGACGTCGAACCCAAGAACCCGTTGGCCAAGCCGTCCGCCTCACGGCCCGTCGAGGCCGAGGCCGCGCCGGAGCCGGATCTCTCGACGCCGTCGGAGGAGCCCGCGCCGGGCCCGCCCGCGGTGGTGGTGCCGATGTCCAGGCCGTTGCCGACACCGACGCCCACACCGTCGCGGGCTGTGGCACCGGCTCTGTCCGTGAAGCCGACGCCCACTCCTGTTCCCACGCCGACGCCCACACCCGCGCCGCCGAAGCCGTCGCCCACGCCGACCCCGACGCCTCCCCCGCCCACGCCCGCTCCGCCGGCCGTCTATCAGTGGAACGAGCTGCGGTACGGCGTCCTCGGCGACGGCACCGAGCCCGAGATGCGGCTCGGGGAGAGCAGCTGGGTCTGGCAGCGGTACGGCGTGGCGATCGCCGGGAGGCGGTACGGGAACGGGGTGACCGTGCACGGCCACTCCTCCGTGACCATCGACCTCAACCGCCGGTGCGGCTCGTACAACGCGTTCGTCGGCGTCGACGACCTGACGCACGGCCTCGGCGAGGTCTACTTCTCCGTCTATGGCGACGGGGTCCGGCTGTGGAAGTCCGGGCCGGTGCGGGGTGGGGATCCGGCGGTCCCGGTGCGGGTGAGTCTCAGCGGGCGGGAGACGGTACGGCTGGTCGTCGAGCCGCACAGCCACTACGAGCTGCCGGTGTTGGCGGACTGGGCGGAGTCGAGTTTCAGCTGCGGATGA
- a CDS encoding TetR/AcrR family transcriptional regulator, whose protein sequence is MHIQESHWSSASTITPNGVIGSAGGNGRGDGVRSTPLRVDAQRNLEHVLRAAREVFGELGYGAPMEDVARRARVGVGTVYRRFPSKDVLVRRIAEEETSRLTEQARVALGQEEDPWQALSRFLRTSVASGAGRLLPPQVLRVGVADDAAEADGIGAFVVDEARVPQQRVQPTAELRLVSADPCAGSAGAAGAGGPVDDAGASTLLEVVGQLVERARAAGALRADVTVADVLLVIATGAPALPDAAQQAAASARLLDILLEGLRSRPA, encoded by the coding sequence ATGCATATTCAGGAGTCCCATTGGTCGTCCGCGTCCACCATCACACCCAATGGTGTGATCGGCTCGGCGGGCGGCAACGGACGCGGTGACGGAGTGCGGTCAACTCCGCTCCGCGTGGACGCACAGCGCAACCTCGAGCACGTGCTGCGCGCGGCGCGCGAGGTCTTCGGTGAGCTGGGGTACGGCGCGCCGATGGAGGACGTGGCCCGCCGCGCGCGGGTCGGTGTCGGCACGGTGTACCGGCGCTTCCCGAGCAAGGACGTCCTGGTCCGACGGATAGCCGAGGAGGAGACGTCTCGGCTCACCGAACAGGCCAGGGTGGCACTCGGGCAGGAGGAGGACCCGTGGCAGGCGCTGTCGCGGTTCCTTCGGACGTCGGTGGCCTCGGGTGCCGGGCGGCTGCTGCCGCCGCAGGTGCTGCGGGTCGGGGTCGCGGATGACGCGGCCGAGGCCGACGGCATCGGCGCGTTCGTCGTGGACGAGGCGCGGGTGCCGCAGCAGCGGGTTCAGCCGACGGCCGAGCTTCGGTTGGTCTCGGCGGATCCGTGTGCCGGTTCGGCCGGGGCCGCGGGTGCCGGTGGGCCGGTGGACGATGCCGGGGCTTCGACGCTGCTCGAGGTGGTGGGGCAGTTGGTGGAGCGGGCTCGGGCCGCCGGTGCGCTGCGGGCGGATGTGACCGTGGCGGATGTGTTGTTGGTGATCGCCACGGGCGCGCCCGCGTTGCCGGATGCGGCGCAGCAGGCTGCCGCGTCGGCTCGGTTGCTCGACATTCTGCTGGAAGGGCTGCGGTCTCGGCCGGCCTGA